The nucleotide window CCACCCCGATTGCCGACTGTTTCACCCTCAGTTATCAGTTCATGTTTGAGAATTTCACCGACATCGCCAAACCCGCCAGGATCACAATCTAGCATTTCCTGAAGAGCCTCGGGATTACCACCCAATTCCCCACCGGAACCACTCTCTGGAACAGAAGGCGATGGATTGGCTGCAGCTTGGGACTGAGAGTCTTTGCATGCTGCAGTACCGGTGCTATCACCATCGAGTGATGAATCATCGGTATCCTGTTTCGGTTTTCCTGACTGTTGGTCAGTGCCGGATGTCTGATTGTCTTCTTCCTGATCATTGGAACTGCCATCAGGTTTTGACCCATCAGAGCTGCAGGTGGTTTTCGTCTTCTGGTCTTGCTGACGTTTCCGTTCCTGCTCCTGTTGCTGTTTTTTATCACGGATCAACCGCAGTATCTCTTCCGCCATGGATTGTGAGTCCCTGGTGGAGACGAGATTCGGAATTCTCTCGGTCAGGTCCAGCAACTTTTTGTATCCGGTGCCGAGAAACCCGTTGACCGTACTGCTGGTCATGGCAAGGATGTCACTGAAGTCCTGATTCAAGGTTAGCCGCCCCCTGGCGCATAGCCATGCCAGTAGGGTCTGTGGTGGGTCTTGAAGTGACGGTGTGAAACTCCCCTGTTGCTTCAGGTGCTCGGCCAGATCTTTCAAATTCGACCGGCACCCGGGATACTTCGCTCCCATCATCTTCTCGATACGGATGTCTTCAAGAATGTTTGTCAGGCACTTGAGCATGGAGGTACTACTTTTAACGCTGAAATCCGTGAACCGGATGTGGGCGCTCTCGTGGTCGATATAGCCACGGGCAAGCAGTGCCGCCTCTTTGCTGTCCGGCAGGGACGGAAGATTGATAATCCGACCGTTGGTGTACGCCTGGTCGCCGG belongs to Geobacter sp. SVR and includes:
- a CDS encoding VWA domain-containing protein is translated as MKHTTLPLVAKALGEKYDIQVQISGDQAYTNGRIINLPSLPDSKEAALLARGYIDHESAHIRFTDFSVKSSTSMLKCLTNILEDIRIEKMMGAKYPGCRSNLKDLAEHLKQQGSFTPSLQDPPQTLLAWLCARGRLTLNQDFSDILAMTSSTVNGFLGTGYKKLLDLTERIPNLVSTRDSQSMAEEILRLIRDKKQQQEQERKRQQDQKTKTTCSSDGSKPDGSSNDQEEDNQTSGTDQQSGKPKQDTDDSSLDGDSTGTAACKDSQSQAAANPSPSVPESGSGGELGGNPEALQEMLDCDPGGFGDVGEILKHELITEGETVGNRGGVLLPPEASLRTFPIDIHETRRHTALLRARLSGLIQASRLRRRHARRTGSKIDNRVMHRLALNDTRLFLHQEEKTEVNTAIMILVDRSGSMQHQKIEVASKTAYVVAEALDSIPGCFAAVAAFPVGNSDGVAPLVRFGERPCSSKFGMSAGGGTPLAQALYWAGVELLKREEPRKILLSVTDGEPDDLRTTKRAIRWLLEQGIEPMGLGICEESVRTIFPTYGVVYSVEELPPALFGMLQDKLTK